A part of Geothrix oryzae genomic DNA contains:
- a CDS encoding DEAD/DEAH box helicase: protein MSFDTLGLMPELLRAVREQGYEHPTPIQVQAIPLVLEGRDLMGRAQTGTGKTAGFTLPMLQRLAHHANTSASPARHPIRALILTPTRELAMQVEESVRTYGKYIPLRSTTIFGGVNINPQTKALRAGVEILVATPGRLLDHQGQGNLNFSQLEVLVLDEADRMLDMGFIRDIQKILALLPTSRQTLLFSATFTDEIKQLASKFLKAPASVQITPQNTAAELVRQVVHPVDRERKRALLAHLITSRKLEQVLVFTRTKHGANRLSEQLDKDGISSMAIHGNKSQPQRIKALEDFKKGAVRVLVATDIAARGLDIDSLPHVVNYELPQVPEDYIHRIGRTGRAGAEGEALSLVCVDEHKLLKDIEKLLRKELPRDVVHGYAPDPSIPAEPILTGRQGGGGGRSRGPARPRAAAAPAPRGERGRHPSRPGARGK from the coding sequence ATGTCCTTCGATACCCTCGGGCTGATGCCCGAGCTCCTGCGCGCCGTACGCGAGCAGGGCTACGAACACCCCACCCCCATCCAGGTCCAGGCCATTCCCCTGGTGCTGGAAGGCCGCGATCTCATGGGCCGGGCCCAGACCGGCACCGGCAAGACGGCCGGCTTCACGCTGCCCATGCTGCAGCGGCTGGCGCACCACGCCAACACCTCGGCCTCGCCCGCGCGCCATCCCATCCGCGCCCTCATCCTCACCCCCACCCGCGAGCTGGCCATGCAGGTGGAGGAGAGCGTCCGCACCTACGGGAAGTACATCCCCCTGCGGTCCACCACCATCTTCGGCGGCGTGAACATCAACCCCCAGACCAAGGCCCTCCGCGCCGGCGTCGAGATCCTCGTCGCCACCCCCGGCCGCCTGCTGGACCACCAGGGCCAGGGCAACCTGAACTTCAGCCAGCTCGAAGTCCTGGTGCTGGACGAAGCCGACCGCATGCTCGACATGGGCTTCATCCGCGACATCCAGAAGATCCTGGCCCTGCTGCCCACCAGCCGGCAGACCCTGCTCTTCTCGGCCACCTTCACGGACGAGATCAAGCAGCTGGCCTCCAAGTTCCTGAAGGCCCCCGCCTCGGTGCAGATCACCCCCCAGAACACCGCCGCCGAGCTGGTCCGCCAGGTCGTCCACCCCGTGGACCGCGAGCGCAAGCGCGCCCTGCTGGCGCACCTGATCACCAGCCGCAAGCTCGAGCAGGTGCTGGTGTTCACCCGCACCAAGCACGGCGCCAACCGGCTCTCCGAGCAGCTGGACAAGGACGGCATCAGCTCCATGGCCATCCACGGCAACAAGAGCCAGCCCCAGCGCATCAAGGCCCTGGAGGACTTCAAGAAGGGCGCCGTCCGCGTCCTGGTGGCCACCGACATCGCCGCGCGGGGCCTGGACATCGACAGCCTGCCCCATGTGGTGAACTACGAGCTGCCCCAGGTGCCCGAGGACTACATCCACCGCATCGGCCGCACAGGCCGCGCCGGCGCCGAGGGCGAGGCCCTCTCCCTGGTCTGCGTGGACGAGCACAAGCTGCTCAAGGACATCGAGAAGCTGCTCCGCAAGGAACTGCCCCGGGATGTGGTCCACGGCTACGCCCCGGACCCCAGCATCCCCGCCGAGCCCATCCTGACCGGCCGCCAGGGCGGCGGTGGCGGACGGAGCCGGGGCCCCGCCCGTCCCCGTGCCGCGGCGGCTCCGGCCCCCCGGGGCGAGCGCGGCCGTCATCCCTCGCGACCTGGTGCCCGCGGGAAGTGA
- the hisS gene encoding histidine--tRNA ligase, with the protein MAQSVKGMRDLFGAELRWFQHIEETARRVFGRHGYGEIRTPILEELDVFKRSVGESSDIVNKEMYEFTDKGGRQVVMRPENTAGVVRAAIQHKLLTSNDPVLFYYIGQQFRYERMQTGRYRQFWQIGAESFGVATPESEAESLLMLHGFLTELGLKHLVFSINSVGTPESRPAFHAAFRAFFAAREAQFCEDCHRRIETNPLRVLDCKNERCQAALEGHPVITDHLDEASAKHHARLKALLTELGIPFKEDPRLVRGLDYYTRTAFEVLSSDLGAQSALLGGGRYDLLVKHLGGPDVPAFGWAIGLDRLAMVLQQVHGEAPREVPAVLIPLGDRAATEALKLARTLWEAGVALQLETRGGALKKAMASANRMGVQTVLILGDGELDGGTVTVKHMATGEQESWSLEEVATRLAKS; encoded by the coding sequence ATGGCCCAGTCGGTGAAAGGTATGCGGGATCTCTTCGGGGCGGAGCTGCGGTGGTTCCAGCATATCGAAGAAACCGCCCGCCGCGTGTTCGGGCGCCACGGCTACGGCGAGATCCGCACCCCCATCCTGGAAGAGCTCGATGTCTTCAAGCGCAGCGTGGGCGAAAGCTCCGACATCGTGAACAAGGAGATGTACGAGTTCACGGACAAGGGCGGCCGCCAGGTGGTGATGCGCCCCGAGAACACCGCCGGCGTGGTGCGGGCGGCGATCCAGCACAAGCTGCTGACCTCCAACGATCCCGTCCTGTTCTATTACATCGGCCAGCAGTTCCGGTACGAGCGCATGCAGACCGGCCGCTACCGCCAGTTCTGGCAGATCGGCGCCGAGAGCTTCGGCGTGGCCACGCCGGAATCCGAAGCGGAGTCCCTGCTCATGCTCCACGGCTTCCTCACGGAGCTGGGCCTCAAGCACCTGGTCTTCTCCATCAACAGCGTGGGCACGCCCGAATCCCGGCCGGCGTTCCACGCCGCCTTCCGCGCCTTCTTCGCGGCCCGGGAGGCGCAGTTCTGCGAGGACTGTCACCGGCGCATCGAGACCAACCCCCTGCGGGTGCTGGACTGCAAGAACGAACGGTGCCAGGCCGCGCTGGAGGGGCACCCGGTCATCACCGATCACCTGGACGAGGCCTCCGCGAAGCACCACGCGCGGCTGAAGGCCCTGCTCACGGAACTGGGGATCCCCTTCAAGGAGGATCCCCGGCTGGTGCGCGGCCTGGACTACTACACCCGCACGGCCTTCGAGGTGCTCAGCTCCGACCTGGGCGCCCAGAGCGCCCTGCTGGGCGGGGGGCGCTACGACCTGCTCGTGAAGCACCTGGGCGGGCCGGATGTCCCGGCCTTCGGCTGGGCCATCGGCCTGGACCGCCTGGCCATGGTGCTGCAGCAGGTCCACGGCGAAGCGCCCCGCGAGGTCCCCGCGGTGCTGATCCCCCTGGGGGACCGCGCCGCCACCGAGGCCCTCAAGCTGGCCCGCACCCTCTGGGAGGCCGGCGTGGCCCTGCAGTTGGAGACCCGGGGCGGCGCCCTCAAGAAGGCCATGGCCTCCGCCAACCGCATGGGCGTCCAGACCGTGCTCATCCTGGGCGACGGCGAGCTGGACGGCGGCACCGTCACCGTCAAGCACATGGCCACGGGCGAGCAGGAAAGCTGGTCCCTGGAGGAAGTTGCGACACGGCTGGCCAAATCCTGA
- the dnaK gene encoding molecular chaperone DnaK — MAGKLIGIDLGTTNSCVCVMEGGDSRVIPNREGSRTTPSVVAFTDKGDVLVGHIAKRQAVTNPQRTLFAVKRLIGQRFHAPKVQEALGRLPFPVVGAPNGDAWVRVGERDYAPPEVTAIVLRSLKQAAEAFLHEEVTDAVITVPAYFDDAQRQATKDAGKIAGLNVQRIINEPTAAALAYGFNKKGVKQILAIYDFGGGTFDFTLMEMNDGVFEVLATAGDTFLGGEDIDQAIQAWLVQQFKDKTGIDLSSDRMALQRLKEASEKAKCELSTLDRVEIRLPFIAQGPSGPQHLEAALTRDQLEEMAGALVEQTLIPIKDALEQGGKTAKQVDEVILVGGQTRMPLVQRLVKNFFGKEPNRSINPDEVVASGASIQGAVLKGDIKDLVLLDVTPLSLGIETQGGGFVKIIQRNATIPTRDARTFTTVTDNQNRVEIHVLQGERELAEHNKSLGRFDLINLPPLPKGVPQIEVAFDIDSNGIVKVSARDLMTGLEQSMSIRPSSGLSELEIQRMIREAMANAETDVKKRDALKYIASAEGLIFSCDKSFAECGKYLTEDQQVMVRDVLSRTRQAVAAQDSEALRACEGQLLEAQDLLTDAVLAASEAMMASLDGEGEGAAPPN; from the coding sequence ATGGCAGGCAAGCTGATCGGCATTGACCTCGGCACGACGAACAGTTGCGTCTGTGTGATGGAAGGCGGCGATTCGCGCGTCATCCCCAACCGCGAAGGCAGCCGGACCACGCCCTCGGTGGTGGCCTTCACCGACAAGGGGGATGTGCTGGTGGGCCACATCGCCAAGCGGCAGGCCGTCACCAATCCCCAGCGCACCCTGTTTGCCGTGAAGCGCCTCATCGGCCAGCGCTTCCATGCCCCCAAGGTGCAGGAGGCCCTGGGTCGCCTCCCCTTCCCGGTGGTGGGCGCGCCCAACGGCGACGCCTGGGTGCGGGTGGGTGAGCGCGACTACGCACCGCCCGAGGTCACCGCCATCGTCCTGCGGTCCCTGAAGCAGGCCGCCGAGGCCTTCCTCCACGAGGAAGTGACGGATGCCGTCATCACGGTGCCGGCCTACTTCGACGATGCCCAGCGCCAGGCCACCAAGGATGCGGGCAAGATCGCGGGGCTGAATGTCCAGCGCATCATCAACGAGCCCACGGCCGCGGCCCTCGCCTATGGATTCAACAAGAAAGGCGTGAAGCAGATCCTGGCCATCTACGACTTCGGCGGCGGCACCTTCGACTTCACGCTGATGGAGATGAACGACGGCGTCTTCGAGGTGCTGGCCACCGCCGGCGACACCTTCCTCGGCGGGGAGGACATCGACCAGGCCATCCAGGCCTGGCTGGTGCAGCAGTTCAAGGACAAGACCGGCATCGACCTCTCCTCCGACCGCATGGCCCTCCAGCGGCTCAAGGAGGCCAGCGAGAAGGCCAAGTGCGAGCTGTCCACCCTGGACCGGGTGGAGATCCGCCTGCCCTTCATCGCCCAGGGGCCCAGCGGTCCTCAGCATCTCGAGGCGGCCCTCACTCGCGATCAGCTGGAGGAGATGGCCGGGGCCTTGGTGGAGCAGACCCTGATTCCCATCAAGGACGCCCTGGAGCAGGGCGGCAAGACCGCCAAGCAGGTGGACGAGGTGATCCTGGTGGGCGGCCAGACCCGCATGCCCCTCGTGCAGCGGCTGGTGAAGAACTTCTTCGGGAAGGAACCGAACCGCAGCATCAATCCCGACGAGGTGGTGGCCTCCGGCGCCTCCATCCAGGGGGCCGTGCTCAAGGGCGACATCAAGGACCTGGTGCTGCTGGATGTCACCCCCCTGTCGCTGGGCATCGAGACCCAGGGCGGCGGCTTCGTGAAGATCATCCAGCGCAATGCCACCATCCCCACCCGCGACGCCCGCACCTTCACCACGGTCACGGACAACCAGAACCGGGTGGAGATCCATGTGCTGCAGGGCGAGCGCGAGCTGGCCGAGCACAACAAGAGCCTCGGCCGGTTCGATCTCATCAACCTCCCCCCGCTGCCCAAGGGCGTGCCGCAGATCGAGGTCGCCTTCGACATCGACTCCAACGGCATCGTGAAGGTCTCCGCCCGCGACCTCATGACCGGCCTCGAGCAGAGCATGAGCATCCGCCCCAGCTCCGGCCTCTCCGAGCTGGAGATCCAGCGCATGATCCGCGAGGCCATGGCCAACGCCGAAACCGATGTGAAAAAGCGGGACGCCCTGAAATACATCGCCTCGGCCGAGGGCCTGATCTTCTCCTGCGACAAGAGCTTTGCCGAGTGCGGCAAGTACCTGACCGAGGATCAGCAGGTCATGGTCCGGGATGTGCTCTCCCGCACCCGGCAGGCCGTGGCCGCCCAGGATTCCGAGGCGCTCCGCGCCTGCGAGGGGCAGCTGCTAGAGGCCCAGGATCTGCTGACCGATGCTGTCCTGGCCGCCAGCGAGGCCATGATGGCTTCCCTGGACGGCGAGGGCGAGGGCGCGGCGCCCCCGAACTAG
- a CDS encoding PadR family transcriptional regulator, which yields MDRELLKGSTPLLLLSLLCEGPMYGYQIIETVRQRTGGTYTLKEGALYPALHKLEATEFIASYWETQENGRERRYYAIQPAGHAFLTAKKKEWNQFVDMVQAFVGPKV from the coding sequence GTGGACCGTGAACTGCTGAAGGGCAGCACACCCCTGCTGCTGTTGTCGCTGCTCTGCGAGGGGCCCATGTACGGGTACCAGATCATCGAGACGGTCCGCCAGCGCACGGGGGGCACCTACACGCTGAAGGAGGGGGCCCTGTACCCGGCCCTCCACAAGCTGGAGGCCACCGAGTTCATCGCCTCGTATTGGGAAACCCAGGAGAACGGCCGCGAGCGGCGCTACTACGCGATCCAGCCCGCCGGCCATGCTTTCCTGACGGCCAAGAAGAAGGAGTGGAACCAGTTCGTGGACATGGTCCAGGCCTTCGTGGGGCCCAAGGTCTAG
- a CDS encoding MBL fold metallo-hydrolase, translated as MRVLIAASLMAAVALPLAAHARPSAAPALALTSAPAETPKVHRIEKLAENAYCIFGQGGNIGLIVTAKHAVLIDDQFERLVPGLVEAVRSVTDKPIKYLVNTHGHGDHVGGNVVLEKQVSAIIAHANVRRRMVTEQAKLEPAKRGGLPELALGSEDATERARLNIHLDGTEIHLLHMGPGHTNGDVIVGIPSALVMHMGDLFFLGMLPYVDVEGGGSFEGLVAQIASVAAWIPDGARIIPGHGPVCGKKDLLRYRDFLQAVQAHVKANAGKDAPALAASFDTAAWPEWKPRPDFVTWETLFSAALGKGPGRVTRP; from the coding sequence ATGCGTGTCCTGATTGCCGCCAGCCTCATGGCCGCCGTGGCCCTTCCCCTGGCCGCGCACGCCCGGCCCAGCGCGGCCCCGGCTCTGGCTCTGACTTCGGCCCCGGCCGAGACGCCCAAGGTCCATCGCATCGAGAAGCTGGCCGAGAACGCCTACTGCATCTTCGGCCAGGGCGGAAACATCGGGCTCATCGTCACCGCGAAGCACGCGGTGCTCATCGACGACCAGTTCGAGCGACTGGTGCCGGGGCTGGTGGAGGCCGTGCGGTCCGTCACGGACAAACCCATCAAGTACCTCGTCAACACCCATGGCCACGGCGATCATGTGGGCGGCAATGTGGTGCTGGAGAAGCAGGTCTCGGCCATCATCGCCCACGCCAATGTCCGCCGGCGCATGGTCACCGAGCAAGCCAAGCTGGAGCCCGCCAAGCGGGGCGGCCTGCCGGAGCTGGCCCTCGGATCCGAGGATGCGACCGAACGGGCCCGCCTGAACATCCACCTGGACGGCACCGAGATCCACCTCCTCCACATGGGCCCGGGCCACACCAACGGCGATGTGATCGTGGGAATCCCCTCGGCCCTCGTCATGCACATGGGCGACCTCTTCTTCCTCGGCATGCTGCCCTATGTGGATGTCGAAGGCGGCGGCAGCTTCGAGGGTCTGGTGGCCCAGATTGCCTCGGTGGCCGCCTGGATCCCGGATGGGGCACGCATCATTCCCGGCCACGGCCCCGTCTGCGGCAAGAAAGACCTTCTCCGCTACCGGGACTTCCTCCAGGCCGTGCAGGCCCATGTGAAGGCCAACGCCGGCAAGGACGCCCCCGCCCTAGCCGCCTCCTTCGACACCGCCGCCTGGCCCGAGTGGAAACCCCGCCCGGACTTCGTGACCTGGGAAACCCTCTTCTCGGCGGCTCTCGGCAAGGGGCCGGGCCGCGTGACCCGACCCTAG
- a CDS encoding nucleotide exchange factor GrpE encodes MTTGLPHEPDAHPDHSRTGPRPVGEPEDVVDLNLDDSLDEDLQSVADEVASEYPTQIVPEVDLESALGDAERQMEEMLRREAELMDQHRRLAADFNNFRNRAQRDIALAVEQAERKILLELLPVLDNFDRGLDATYQDVESFRSGVELIRKQFQEALRRMNVEALPLQVGEPFDALHAEALTTFSDPNLPDGAVAAIYERGFKLKGQLLRAARVVVNRLQSS; translated from the coding sequence ATGACCACCGGCCTTCCCCACGAACCAGATGCCCATCCCGACCACAGTCGTACGGGCCCCCGCCCCGTCGGGGAACCCGAGGATGTGGTGGACCTCAACCTGGATGATTCCCTGGATGAGGACCTCCAATCCGTGGCCGACGAGGTGGCCTCGGAATACCCCACCCAGATCGTGCCCGAGGTGGACCTGGAGTCGGCGCTGGGCGACGCGGAACGCCAGATGGAGGAGATGCTCCGGCGCGAGGCCGAGCTGATGGATCAGCACCGGCGGCTGGCGGCGGACTTCAACAATTTCAGGAACCGGGCCCAGCGGGACATCGCCTTGGCCGTGGAGCAGGCCGAGCGCAAGATCCTCCTGGAGCTGCTGCCGGTCCTCGACAACTTCGACCGGGGGCTCGACGCCACCTATCAGGATGTCGAGTCCTTCCGCTCCGGCGTGGAGCTCATCCGCAAGCAGTTCCAGGAGGCCCTGCGCCGCATGAATGTCGAGGCCCTGCCGCTGCAGGTGGGCGAGCCCTTCGACGCCCTCCATGCGGAGGCCCTCACCACCTTCAGCGATCCCAACCTGCCGGATGGAGCCGTGGCCGCCATCTACGAGCGGGGCTTCAAGCTCAAGGGCCAGCTCCTGCGGGCCGCCCGCGTCGTGGTGAATCGACTTCAGAGTTCTTAA
- the prfA gene encoding peptide chain release factor 1, protein MLDQLEAVEARFQEVEAQLQDSAVVSDPKRLRELSKLRAELEPVVLAFQAQRNLIKQLEEAESILGDKSMDAELREMAEMEIPDLKKAIAEGDAEIKRLLIPKDPADAKNVILEVRAGTGGEEAALFAAEIFRMYIRFAERRGFKVSVLDESDADAGGLKDATAEIQGEGAYSLFRFESGVHRVQRVPKTETQGRIHTSACTVAVMPEAEEVDIEIHQKDLRVDTFCSGGKGGQSVNTTYSAVRLTHLPTNTVVQCQDERSQIKNMAKAMTVLRSRLLQKAQDEADAIHSAMRKSQVGSGDRSEKIRTYNFPQGRVTDHRVGVTVHQIDSFMGGMIEPIIEPLRAAFEAERLQALEA, encoded by the coding sequence ATGCTCGATCAACTTGAAGCCGTCGAAGCCCGCTTCCAGGAAGTGGAGGCGCAGCTCCAGGATTCCGCCGTGGTGTCGGACCCCAAGCGCCTCCGGGAGCTGTCCAAGCTCCGGGCGGAGCTGGAGCCGGTGGTGCTGGCCTTCCAGGCCCAGCGGAACCTGATCAAGCAGCTCGAGGAGGCCGAATCCATCCTGGGCGACAAGAGCATGGATGCCGAACTCCGCGAGATGGCCGAGATGGAGATCCCCGACCTGAAGAAGGCCATCGCCGAGGGCGATGCGGAGATCAAGCGTCTGCTCATCCCCAAGGATCCGGCCGATGCCAAGAATGTGATTCTCGAGGTCCGCGCCGGCACGGGCGGGGAAGAGGCGGCGCTCTTCGCCGCGGAGATCTTCCGCATGTACATCCGCTTCGCCGAGCGCCGGGGCTTCAAGGTTTCCGTACTGGACGAAAGCGACGCCGACGCGGGCGGGCTGAAGGATGCCACGGCCGAAATCCAGGGTGAGGGGGCCTACAGCCTCTTCCGTTTCGAGAGCGGCGTCCACCGCGTGCAGCGGGTGCCCAAGACCGAGACCCAGGGCCGCATCCACACCTCCGCCTGCACCGTGGCCGTCATGCCCGAAGCCGAGGAGGTGGACATCGAGATCCACCAGAAGGACCTCCGCGTCGACACCTTCTGCTCCGGCGGCAAGGGCGGCCAGAGCGTGAACACCACCTATTCCGCAGTGCGCCTCACGCACCTGCCCACCAACACCGTGGTGCAGTGCCAGGACGAGCGCAGCCAGATCAAGAACATGGCCAAGGCCATGACCGTGCTCCGCAGCCGGCTGCTCCAGAAGGCCCAGGACGAGGCGGATGCGATCCACTCGGCCATGCGCAAGTCCCAGGTGGGCAGCGGCGATCGCAGCGAGAAGATCCGCACCTACAACTTCCCCCAGGGTCGCGTCACCGACCATCGCGTGGGCGTCACGGTCCACCAGATCGACAGCTTCATGGGCGGCATGATCGAGCCCATCATCGAGCCCCTGCGGGCCGCATTCGAGGCGGAGCGGCTGCAGGCGCTGGAGGCCTGA
- the rpmE gene encoding 50S ribosomal protein L31, with product MKDKIHPELHEVKVHCACGNEFMTRSTKKELRVEICSACHPFFTGKQRLMDTEGRVEKFNKKYAKKEAAAPAEATPEVAPTTEA from the coding sequence ATGAAGGACAAGATTCACCCCGAGCTGCACGAAGTCAAAGTCCACTGTGCCTGTGGCAATGAGTTCATGACGCGCTCCACGAAGAAGGAGCTGCGCGTGGAAATCTGCTCGGCCTGCCACCCGTTCTTCACGGGCAAGCAGCGCCTGATGGATACCGAAGGCCGCGTGGAGAAGTTCAACAAGAAGTACGCGAAGAAGGAAGCCGCGGCCCCTGCCGAGGCCACGCCCGAAGTCGCGCCGACCACCGAAGCCTAG
- a CDS encoding HrcA family transcriptional regulator, whose product MARPHLNPRGESVLRTLIETYLEAGEPVGSRLLAKRYPEPLSSATIRNVLSDLEDESMVAQPHTSAGRVPTERAYRYYVDRWLKAQPPGPEMEGRLAATLEDLDLDPETWARHAGRTLAEVMGGVCVALPLPLTHSRLARLEFVPVGPGRLVAVWVGCQGEVEHRLMENAWNYPESVLVELGNYATARFAGLTLVEMRSRLLDVLQAEAQEGEFLRARLRDLASRWPDERPAGEPPVMVSGLGRLGGFPEFEDAARFRGLVAAFEEHGRLARLLNAFADRASEDVQLLLGSENPYLEGWPLATAVRTVRLGSAGFVTFALVGPLRMDYALVMGGLRWWSGQVNRRQGA is encoded by the coding sequence ATGGCGCGACCCCACCTCAATCCCCGCGGCGAGTCCGTGCTCCGCACCCTCATCGAGACCTACCTCGAGGCGGGGGAGCCGGTGGGGTCCCGCCTGCTGGCCAAGCGCTACCCCGAGCCGCTGTCCAGCGCCACGATCCGGAATGTGCTGTCGGATCTGGAAGATGAATCGATGGTGGCCCAGCCCCACACCTCCGCGGGCCGGGTGCCGACTGAGCGGGCCTACCGCTACTATGTGGACCGCTGGCTGAAGGCGCAGCCCCCGGGCCCGGAGATGGAAGGGCGCCTGGCGGCCACGCTGGAGGACCTGGACCTCGACCCCGAGACCTGGGCCCGGCACGCGGGACGCACGCTGGCCGAGGTGATGGGGGGCGTCTGCGTGGCGCTGCCGTTGCCGCTCACCCACAGCCGTCTGGCCCGGCTGGAGTTCGTGCCCGTGGGGCCAGGCCGGCTGGTGGCGGTCTGGGTGGGCTGCCAGGGGGAGGTGGAACACCGCCTCATGGAAAATGCCTGGAACTATCCCGAGTCCGTCCTCGTCGAGCTGGGGAACTACGCCACGGCCCGGTTTGCCGGACTCACCCTAGTGGAGATGCGGTCGCGCCTGCTGGATGTCCTCCAGGCCGAGGCGCAGGAAGGGGAATTCCTCCGCGCCCGGCTGCGTGATCTGGCCTCGCGTTGGCCGGACGAGCGCCCGGCCGGAGAGCCGCCGGTGATGGTGTCGGGCCTGGGGCGGTTGGGCGGGTTCCCCGAGTTCGAGGACGCCGCCCGGTTCCGCGGCCTCGTGGCGGCATTCGAGGAGCACGGCCGCCTGGCCCGGCTGCTGAACGCCTTTGCGGACCGGGCCTCCGAGGATGTCCAGCTCCTGCTGGGTTCGGAGAATCCCTACCTGGAGGGCTGGCCCCTGGCCACCGCCGTCCGGACGGTCCGCCTGGGTTCCGCAGGTTTCGTGACCTTCGCCCTGGTGGGGCCCCTGCGGATGGACTATGCCCTGGTCATGGGCGGCCTGCGCTGGTGGTCGGGGCAGGTCAACCGGCGACAGGGGGCCTAG
- a CDS encoding N-acetylmuramoyl-L-alanine amidase family protein, translated as MIRLPSTLVLTFSLLSWAQTPKPAPPGGHPGDHPPRLKVMVDPGHGGDDGGAKGPRGLKEKTAALEIGRAVAARLEAAGFEAAVTRDDDTFIPLWDRARAANAQGADLFISLHLNAARARAARGSEVYFLSLGKGDDDEVVAVENAGAGAGPGSPDSVVASILDDLAQKAFLQDSERLAVAIQGQLNRLAGIKERGVKQAPFIVLRGAAMPAVLVEVAFISNPKEEAKLKEAAFRAKVAEAITLGVRRYFAETNGGVRRRTVGGPG; from the coding sequence ATGATCCGACTCCCGAGCACGCTGGTGCTCACCTTCAGCCTACTGTCTTGGGCGCAGACTCCCAAACCCGCCCCCCCCGGTGGCCATCCCGGGGACCATCCTCCGCGCCTGAAGGTCATGGTGGATCCGGGGCACGGCGGGGATGACGGGGGCGCCAAGGGCCCCAGGGGCCTGAAGGAGAAGACCGCCGCCCTGGAGATCGGCCGGGCCGTGGCCGCCCGCCTGGAGGCCGCCGGTTTCGAGGCCGCCGTCACCCGGGACGACGACACCTTCATCCCCCTCTGGGACCGGGCCCGGGCCGCCAACGCCCAGGGCGCGGACCTCTTCATCAGCCTCCACCTGAACGCCGCCCGGGCCCGCGCCGCCCGGGGCTCCGAGGTCTACTTCCTGAGCCTGGGCAAGGGCGACGACGACGAGGTGGTGGCCGTGGAGAACGCCGGGGCGGGGGCGGGCCCCGGGAGCCCCGACAGCGTGGTGGCCAGCATCCTCGACGACCTGGCCCAGAAGGCCTTCCTCCAGGATTCCGAGCGCCTCGCCGTGGCCATCCAGGGCCAGCTCAACCGCCTGGCGGGCATCAAGGAACGCGGCGTCAAGCAGGCTCCTTTCATCGTCCTCCGGGGCGCGGCCATGCCCGCGGTCCTCGTGGAGGTCGCCTTCATCTCCAATCCCAAGGAAGAGGCGAAGCTGAAGGAGGCCGCCTTCCGCGCCAAGGTGGCCGAGGCCATCACCCTGGGCGTCCGCCGCTATTTCGCCGAAACCAACGGCGGCGTGCGGCGCCGGACGGTGGGAGGCCCGGGCTGA
- a CDS encoding DUF2062 domain-containing protein, with protein MRAWLKARIWDPLLGLLRKGLSPEALAWSVAVGLALGITPLYGTSTVLCLGVASAFRLNQPAMQVANYLAYPLQLALLIPFIRLGERLFGAPRLPLSLPILEEALKADAWGALGLFWTSLWHAGAAWLLVVPLPMVVLAWGLGRLFRQTKRPFRQS; from the coding sequence ATGAGGGCCTGGCTGAAGGCCCGGATCTGGGATCCGCTGCTCGGGCTGCTCCGGAAGGGCCTCAGCCCGGAGGCCCTGGCCTGGAGCGTGGCGGTGGGGTTGGCCCTGGGGATCACACCCCTGTATGGCACTTCCACGGTGCTCTGCCTGGGGGTGGCTTCCGCCTTCCGGTTGAACCAGCCCGCCATGCAGGTGGCCAACTACCTGGCCTACCCCCTGCAGCTGGCCCTGCTCATCCCCTTCATCCGCCTAGGCGAGCGGCTCTTCGGGGCGCCGCGCCTGCCGCTTTCCCTGCCCATTCTCGAGGAGGCGCTAAAGGCGGATGCCTGGGGGGCGCTGGGCCTCTTCTGGACCAGCCTCTGGCATGCGGGCGCGGCCTGGCTGCTGGTGGTTCCCCTGCCGATGGTGGTGCTCGCCTGGGGGCTGGGGCGCCTGTTCCGCCAGACGAAGAGACCCTTCCGTCAGTCCTGA
- a CDS encoding MarR family winged helix-turn-helix transcriptional regulator codes for MQEQTPPPTSEVGLGVLASAVRRRLKQVVWARLTPYGLSPQQLWVMLVLLEKGPSSLHPLAQQVWMDDPTASRVVKAMVGRGWLTTMPDPHHGRRILIDLAPGALPLARELGAMTERLKEALVTGLNEQERAIVRHGLETMLGNLDDLLAAGQALGSSEAAAS; via the coding sequence ATGCAAGAACAGACCCCTCCCCCCACATCAGAAGTCGGCCTGGGCGTCCTCGCCTCCGCCGTGCGTCGCCGCCTCAAGCAGGTGGTTTGGGCCCGCTTGACGCCCTATGGCCTCAGCCCCCAGCAGCTCTGGGTGATGCTGGTGCTCCTCGAGAAGGGCCCCTCCTCCCTGCACCCGCTCGCCCAGCAGGTCTGGATGGACGATCCCACGGCCAGCCGCGTGGTGAAGGCCATGGTGGGTCGCGGCTGGCTCACCACCATGCCCGACCCCCATCACGGCCGGCGGATCCTCATCGATCTGGCGCCGGGGGCCCTGCCCCTGGCCCGGGAGCTCGGGGCCATGACCGAGCGGCTCAAGGAAGCCCTGGTGACGGGCCTGAACGAGCAGGAGCGCGCCATCGTGCGCCACGGCCTGGAGACCATGCTCGGAAACCTCGACGACCTGCTCGCCGCCGGCCAGGCCCTGGGCTCCAGCGAAGCCGCGGCTTCGTGA